The proteins below come from a single Gossypium raimondii isolate GPD5lz chromosome 2, ASM2569854v1, whole genome shotgun sequence genomic window:
- the LOC105787588 gene encoding putative B3 domain-containing protein Os03g0621600 has protein sequence MTRKPKRSPSFFKVLIGDFDNKLRIPPAFVKYVLKGNVPTMFTLYSDSGNSWRVRVMVEQGSYFFNSGWSKFVKHHDLEIGDFLVFFLVDTSTFDVLIYNGTACAKNIILAAKKRKCLPPLANRQIEETPSQKCASVSKKPRAVYRARSVSQEVESITEVTRKHVSFVMVVKKYHKYFACVPRCFAKETGLLKESITLIKGPRGGMWPMNTTECGKQVRLGGGWSRFLHENEIVVGDTLLFEHIPSKGNLVHVQIVNKDRYRNRGRRNKQADASVKNTSPAAKRPRVRPGKQIEEPPSTKHAPSSKRTKGVSIGNDEIVSELTPKKASFVMVLKEYQKYSAVVPTSFAKEMGLAEKPSTIIKNSKGRKWLLNTIVDAKSQVRLGAGWSQFVQENKLELGDTLLFQHIPNTGNVINLTIICKVGDGNNRKRNK, from the exons ATGACTAGGAAACCAAAACGAAGTCCTTCTTTCTTCAAGGTTTTGATAGGAGACTTCGATAACAAGCTG agaATTCCACCAGCTTTTGTGAAGTACGTTTTGAAAGGAAATGTGCCCACCATGTTCACATTGTATTCTGACTCAGGGAATTCATGGCGAGTTAGAGTCATGGTTGAACAAGGAAGCTACTTTTTCAACAGTGGATGGTCAAAATTTGTGAAACATCATGACCTGGAAATAGGGGATTTTCtggttttctttttggttgATACTTCAACGTTTGATGTTCTCATTTATAATGGAACTGCATGTGCAAAGAACATCATTTTGGCTGCTAAGAAACGAAAGTGCCTAccacctttagctaatagacAAATTGAAGAAACCCCAAGCCAAAAATGTGCTTCAGTTTCCAAGAAACCAAGAGCAGTTTATC GTGCGAGAAGTGTTAGCCAAGAGGTTGAGTCTATAACAGAAGTAACCCGTAAGCATGTTTCATTTGTAATGGTGGTGAAGAAATACCATAAATACTTTGCT TGTGTCCCGAGGTGTTTTGCCAAAGAAACAGGCTTGTTAAAGGAATCCATAACGTTGATTAAGGGACCAAGAGGTGGGATGTGGCCAATGAACACCACCGAGTGTGGAAAACAGGTTCGTTTGGGTGGCGGATGGTCCCGGTTTCTGCATGAAAACGAAATAGTTGTTGGAGATACCCTTTTGTTTGAGCACATTCCAAGTAAAGGCAATTTAGTCCACGTACAGATTGTTAACAAGGATAGATATAGAAACCGTGGGAGACGAAACAAACAAGCAGATGCCAGTGTGAAGAACACCAGCCCTGCTGCTAAGCGACCAAGAGTTCGGCCTGGCAAGCAAATTGAAGAACCACCAAGCACAAAACATGCTCCAAGTTCCAAAAGAACCAAAG GTGTAAGCATTGGAAATGATGAGATTGTATCAGAGTTGACCCCAAAGAAGGCTTCATTTGTAATGGTTTTGAAGGAATACCAGAAGTACTCTGCT GTTGTTCCAACCAGTTTTGCCAAAGAAATGGGCTTGGCAGAGAAACCGAGCACCATAATAAAGAACTCAAAGGGTAGGAAGTGGCTGTTAAACACCATAGTTGATGCAAAATCACAAGTTCGTCTAGGTGCAGGATGGTCACAGTTTGTGCAAGAAAACAAGCTAGAACTTGGAGATACTCTCTTGTTTCAGCACATTCCCAATACTGGTAATGTCATTAACTTAACGATTATTTGCAAGGTTGGAGATGGAAATAATAGGAAAAGGAACAAGTGA
- the LOC105789426 gene encoding B3 domain-containing protein REM9, producing MWPMNTTESGRQVRLGGGWSQFLHENDIVVGDTLLFQHIPNASNLVHVQILNKAGYRNHGRGGRRGRQNKQANASEKNTIIAIKQKRGPPCRQIEEPNSKITKGLSIGGERDITRKDEFESELTPKKASFVVVLKQYQKFYIPVPTSVAKEMGLTKEPSTVIKDSKGRKWRLNILVYARSVHLGAGWSKFMEENKLEVGDTLLFQHIPNTGNVIYFHIIRKARDGNHGKRKN from the exons ATGTGGCCAATGAACACAACCGAGAGTGGAAGACAGGTTCGTCTGGGTGGTGGATGGTCCCAGTTTCTGCATGAAAATGATATAGTAGTTGGAGATACCCTTTTGTTTCAGCACATTCCAAATGCAAGCAATTTAGTACACGTCCAGATTCTTAACAAGGCTGGATATCGAAACCATGGACGAGGAGGACGACGGGGGCGACAAAACAAGCAAGCAAATGCCTCTGAAAAGAACACCATTATTGCTATTAAGCAAAAAAGAGGTCCACCTTGCAGGCAAATTGAAGAACCAAATTCAAAGATAACCAAAG GTCTAAGCATTGGAGGGGAGAGAGATATTACCCGAAAGGATGAGTTCGAATCAGAGTTAACCCCGAAGAAGGCTTCATTTGTAGTGGTTTTGAAGCAGTACCAGAAATTCTATATT CCTGTGCCAACCAGTGTTGCCAAAGAAATGGGCTTGACAAAGGAACCAAGCACAGTGATAAAGGACTCAAAGGGTAGGAAGTGGCGATTAAACATCTTAGTGTATGCAAGATCAGTTCATCTTGGTGCTGGATGGTCCAAgtttatggaagaaaataaattagaagtTGGTGATACCCTTTTGTTTCAGCACATTCCCAACACTGGTAATGTCATTTACTTCCACATTATTCGCAAAGCTAGAGATGGAAATCATgggaaaagaaagaattga
- the LOC105789429 gene encoding B3 domain-containing transcription factor VRN1, which translates to MAASSHQQGNGHLKYISDSPYFFKIILQDNIQNGKLGIPKKFVKNHGNGMSSPAMFSVPSGEVWKVELTKCDGKIWCENGWLEFSNHYSLYIGHLLVFRYDGNSNFHVIIFDRTATEIQYPYTSNYHRQSNVILEQNIDQSRKPGEESQLPRPRPRPQSHKMVRSTKSAMETETEAECNGKPDFPARNGDTSTNHNTVRRLNTCEKVKALERARNTFKSENPFFLVVIQPDYVGLSLGKRYRLAIPADFVRENLMKEHCSITLCHSSGKTWMVTFKQQKGQKLYSFLQTGWVTFVRDNNIQVGDVCAFEAFL; encoded by the exons ATGGCTGCTTCTTCTCACCAGCAAGGCAATGGTCATTTAAAGTATATAAGCGACTCAccttatttcttcaaaataatTCTCCAAGACAATATCCAAAATGGAAAACTT GGAATTCCCAAAAAGTTTGTGAAAAACCATGGAAATGGCATGTCAAGCCCAGCAATGTTCAGTGTCCCATCTGGTGAAGTATGGAAGGTGGAACTTACAAAATGTGATGGCAAAATATGGTGTGAAAATGGCTGGCTAGAATTTTCAAATCATTACTCTTTGTACATTGGACATCTTTTGGTTTTTAGATATGATGGGAATAGCAATTTTCATGTAATCATCTTTGATAGAACTGCTACAGAGATACAATATCCCTACACCAGCAACTATCACAGGCAGTCCAATGTAATTTTGGAGCAGAATATCGACCAATCCAGGAAACCGGGAGAGGAATCGCAATTGCCTCGCCCTCGCCCTCGCCCTCAGTCTCATAAGATGGTGAGAAGTACTAAATCAGCAATGGAAACCGAAACCGAAGCCGAGTGCAATGGGAAGCCTGATTTTCCTGCTAGAAATGGTGATACAAGCACGAACCATAACACAGTTCGACGATTGAATACATGTGAAAAGGTTAAGGCTCTCGAGAGAGCTCGTAATACTTTCAAATCTGAGAATCCGTTTTTCTTGGTTGTCATTCAACCAGATTATGTCGGTCTTAGTCTCGGTAAAAGATATAGATTG GCCATACCAGCTGACTTTGTAAGGGAAAATTTGATGAAAGAGCACTGTTCTATAACTCTTTGTCACTCAAGTGGGAAAACTTGGATGGTTACCTTCAAGCAACAAAAAGGGCAAAAGCTATATTCATTCTTACAAACTGGTTGGGTTACTTTTGTACGGGATAACAATATCCAAGTCGGTGATGTTTGTGCCTTTGAGgcttttttataa
- the LOC128039286 gene encoding B3 domain-containing protein Os01g0723500-like — MRESKEANEKTEAVNAKLLNMTRKPKRSPSFFKILVGDFVTKLKIPPAFLKYVLKGKVPTMFSLYSDSGNSWRVRVEVQQGSYFFNSGWSKFVKYHGLEIGDFLVFFLVDSSTFDVFIYNRTACAKNIILAAKKPKGRPPGGNRQIEQTPSQKCTSASKKPRAVSRRPTFSFYFMHNPSYLSPFFY; from the exons atgagagaATCCAAAGAAGCAAATGAGAAAACTGAAGCAGTTAATGCAAAACTTTTGAATATGACTAGGAAACCAAAACGAAGCCCTTCTTTCTTTAAGATCTTAGTAGGAGACTTTGTTACCAAGCTG AAAATTCCACCAGCTTTTTTGAAGTATGTTTTGAAAGGAAAAGTACCCACCATGTTCAGCTTGTATTCTGACTCAGGTAACTCATGGCGAGTTAGAGTCGAAGTTCAACAAGGAAGCTACTTTTTCAACAGTGGATGGTCAAAGTTTGTCAAATATCATGGCCTGGAAATAGGGGATTTTCtggttttctttttggttgATAGTTCAACATttgatgttttcatttataatcgAACTGCATGTGCAAAGAACATCATTTTGGCTGCTAAGAAACCAAAGGGCCGACCCCCTGGTGGTAACAGACAAATTGAACAAACCCCAAGCCAAAAATGTACTTCAGCTTCCAAGAAACCAAGAGCAGTTTCTCGTAGGCcaaccttttcattttatttcatgcATAACCCTTCATATTTATCCCCTTTTTTCTACTAA
- the LOC105789425 gene encoding B3 domain-containing transcription factor VRN1, which yields MEIACQASKLRVPSGAAWKVELTKCGGKIWFENGWLEFSNHYSLELGHLLVFRYDGNSNFHVIIFDRTASEIQYPYTSNNQKQSNEIPKQNINESKTECNGKSGFLAQQVSHNGCPAVKGDKRTNHPVIQRMKGREKVKALEKAINTFKSKNPFFPGSRSKG from the coding sequence ATGGAAATAGCATGTCAAGCCAGCAAGCTCAGGGTCCCATCTGGTGCAGCATGGAAGGTGGAACTTACAAAATGTGGGGGCAAAATATGGTTTGAAAACGGTTGGCTAGAATTTTCAAACCATTACTCTTTGGAATTGGGGCATCTTTTGGTTTTTAGATATGATGGGAATAGCAATTTCCATGTAATCATCTTTGATAGGACTGCTTCAGAGATACAATATCCCTACACCAGCAATAATCAAAAGCAATCTAATGAAATTCCGAAGCAGAATATCAACGAATCCAAAACCGAGTGCAATGGGAAGTCTGGATTTCTTGCTCAACAAGTTAGTCATAATGGATGTCCAGCTGTAAAAGGTGATAAAAGAACAAATCATCCTGTAATCCAACGAATGAAGGGTCGTGAAAAGGTTAAGGCTCTTGAGAAAGctattaatacttttaaatccAAGAACCCATTTTTTCCTGGTTCTCGGTCTAAGggctag
- the LOC128039287 gene encoding uncharacterized mitochondrial protein AtMg00810-like, which produces MVLCGFDLRTTELSISRDEMHQLKLMTDDNLHAGLDAYLTKLGFTKSTSEPTLYVKKEGSETLLIVSLYVDDLLVTGCKREQIETFKKQMQSVFEITDLGLMTYFLGMEVNQNKQGIFISEKAFASKVLSKFCMSNCKPASTPMALGEKLTSLGVEDRVDEKNYKSLVGCLLYLTATRPDIMHAIGLLSRFMHCCIVAHFKAAKRVLRYVKGTLNCGVKFERAEELKLVAYSDSDWAGSADDMKSTSVETIF; this is translated from the exons ATGGTTTTGTGCGGCTTCGACTTGCGTACGACGGAGCTATCCATTTCTCGGGACGAAATGCATCAGTTGAAGCTAATGACTGATGACAATTTGCATGCCGGCCTTG ATGCCTACCTAACAAAGCTCGGGTTCACAAAGAGCACTAGTGAGCCTACTCTCTATGTTAAGAAGGAGGGAAGTGAGACTTTGCTGATTGTTTCattgtatgttgatgatctgTTGGTCACTGGTTGCAAAAGGGAGCAAATTGAGACCTTTAAGAAGCAAATGCAAAGTGTGTTCGAGATAACTGATCTTGGCTTGATGACATACTTCCTTGGCATGGAAGTGAACCAGAACAAGCAAGGCATCTTCATAAGCGAGAAGGCATTTGCATCGAAGGTTTTGAGCAAGTTTTGCATGTCAAACTGCAAGCCTGCTAGCACTCCTATGGCATTGGGAGAAAAACTCACTAGCCTAGGTGTTGAAGATCGAGTGGATGAAAAGAATTACAAAAGCCTGGTTGGTTGCCTACTCTACTTGACTGCAACTAGGCCAGACATCATGCATGCTATTGGTCTTCTATCAAGATTCATGCATTGCTGCATAGTTGCACATTTTAAAGCAGCAAAAAGGGTCCTAAGGTATGTTAAAGGGACTCTGAATTGTGGAGTAAAGTTTGAAAGAGCTGAGGAGTTAAAACTAGTAGCATATTCAGACAGTGATTGGGCTGGTTCAGCTGATGACATGAAGAGCACATCTgtcgaaaccatcttttga
- the LOC105787589 gene encoding putative B3 domain-containing protein REM15, protein MQTLNMTRKPKRNPSFFKILIGNFDKKQRIPPAFVKYIFKGNVPTMLTLYSDSGNSWRVRIKVEQGSYFFNNGWSKFVKYRDLEIGDFLVFFLVDSSTFDVFIYNRTACAKIIILAAKKQKGRSPRVSRQIEQTPSHKCTSTSKKPRTVPRAQEVEFVSGVTPKSVSYVMVVKGYNKYYAGIPRCFTEEAGLGKVSMVMIKGPSGMWPMMTTFSSKQVLLSVGWSKFLHENEIVIGDTLLFEYVPNTGHLIHVQVVNKDGTGNCGSLAGKRPRDRPREQTELPPSTKYASSYKRTKGVSELILEQASFVVVLKKYHQYSVSVPASFLPKKQAWQRNRAR, encoded by the exons ATGCAAACTTTGAATATGACTAGGAAACCCAAAAGAAACCCTTCTTTCTTCAAAATCTTGATAGGAAACTTTGATAAGAAGCAG AGAATTCCACCAGCTTTTGTAAAgtatatttttaaaggaaatgtGCCCACCATGTTGACCTTATATTCAGACTCAGGGAACTCATGGCGTGTTAGAATCAAAGTTGAACAAGGAAGCTATTTTTTCAACAATGGATGGTCAAAGTTTGTCAAATATCGTGACCTGGAAATAGGGGATTTTCtggttttctttttggttgATAGTTCAACTTttgatgttttcatttataatcgAACTGCATGTGCAAAGATCATCATTTTGGCTGCTAAGAAACAAAAGGGCCGATCCCCTAGAGTTAGCAGACAAATTGAACAAACCCCAAGCCATAAATGTACTTCAACTTCCAAGAAACCAAGAACAGTTCCTC GTGCACAGGAGGTTGAGTTTGTATCTGGAGTAACCCCGAAGAGTGTTTCATATGTAATGGTTGTGAAGGGATACAATAAATACTATGCT GGTATTCCGAGATGTTTTACTGAAGAAGCAGGCTTGGGAAAGGTATCCATGGTGATGATTAAAGGTCCAAGTGGAATGTGGCCAATGATGACCACTTTTAGTTCAAAACAAGTTCTTCTGAGTGTTGGATGGTCCAAGTTTCTGCATGAAAACGAGATTGTAATTGGAGATACCCTTTTGTTCGAATACGTACCAAATACGGGCCATTTAATCCATGTCCAGGTTGTTAACAAGGATGGAACTGGAAACTGTGGTAGCCTTGCTGGTAAGCGACCAAGAGATCGACCTCGCGAGCAAACTGAACTACCACCAAGCACAAAATATGCTTCAAGTTACAAGCGTACCAAAG GTGTATCAGAGTTAATCTTGGAACAGGCTTCATTTGTAGTTGTTTTGAAGAAATACCATCAATACTCTGTT TCTGTTCCAGCCAGTTTTTTGCCAAAGAAACAAGCTTGGCAGAGGAACCGAGCAAGGTGA